In one Thioclava sp. ES.031 genomic region, the following are encoded:
- a CDS encoding MBL fold metallo-hydrolase RNA specificity domain-containing protein has product MKISFHGAAHEVTGSCHLVECAGRKILIDCGMFQGRSELTEDNAAKFGFEPSEIDMVLLTHAHLDHCGRLPLLVKRGFKGEIITTSATRDLARLVMLDAAHLQEEEARHHHRHGRRGGSREALYDTMDALDAVDRFGRNATYRKTLSLFDGIEATFFDAGHILGSASIRLDLTEHGRTRKVLFSGDLGPDNRPLLNDADPPEDADIVVMETTYGERDHRGLEASIAEFLAAIRATTGRGGNVIIPTFALERAQELLWFLREGMASGEIEKSLRVFLDSPMAISATRIFARHDEALRPELAKIIRKGHDPFQLPELHFTRETQDSIALNEIRSGAVIMAGSGMCTGGRVRHHLRHNLARQESAVIFVGYAAEGTLARIIVDGAKHVKLFGEEIPVRAQIHTINGFSAHADQSDLKRWLARTRHPEKIFLVHGEKKSMEAFAKGLDPAKVVMPELHQSFEL; this is encoded by the coding sequence ATGAAGATTTCATTTCACGGTGCCGCGCATGAGGTGACGGGATCCTGCCATCTCGTCGAATGTGCGGGGCGCAAGATCCTGATCGATTGCGGCATGTTCCAGGGGCGCTCGGAACTGACCGAGGACAATGCCGCGAAATTCGGCTTCGAGCCCTCCGAGATCGACATGGTGCTGCTGACCCATGCCCATCTCGATCACTGCGGACGGCTGCCGCTTCTGGTCAAACGCGGCTTCAAGGGCGAGATCATCACGACCTCGGCCACGCGCGATCTGGCGCGGCTGGTGATGCTCGACGCGGCCCATCTGCAAGAGGAAGAGGCGCGCCATCATCACCGCCATGGGCGGCGCGGCGGGTCGCGTGAGGCGCTTTACGACACGATGGATGCGCTCGACGCGGTCGATCGGTTCGGGCGCAACGCCACCTATCGCAAGACGCTTTCGCTGTTCGACGGGATCGAGGCGACCTTTTTCGACGCGGGCCATATCCTCGGCTCGGCCTCGATCCGGCTTGACCTGACCGAGCATGGACGCACCCGCAAGGTTCTGTTCTCGGGCGATCTGGGCCCCGACAATCGCCCGCTTCTCAACGATGCCGATCCGCCCGAGGATGCCGATATCGTGGTGATGGAAACCACCTATGGCGAGCGCGATCATCGCGGGCTCGAGGCCTCAATCGCGGAATTCCTCGCCGCGATCCGCGCGACCACGGGGCGGGGCGGCAATGTCATCATCCCGACCTTCGCGCTGGAGCGCGCGCAGGAGCTGCTGTGGTTCCTGCGCGAGGGGATGGCCTCGGGCGAGATCGAGAAATCGCTGCGGGTGTTCCTCGATTCCCCGATGGCGATCTCCGCGACCCGGATCTTCGCGCGCCATGACGAGGCGCTGCGCCCGGAACTGGCCAAGATCATTCGCAAGGGGCACGATCCGTTCCAGCTGCCCGAGCTGCATTTCACCCGCGAGACACAGGATTCAATCGCGCTCAACGAGATCCGCTCGGGCGCGGTGATCATGGCGGGCTCGGGGATGTGCACGGGCGGACGGGTGCGCCATCACCTGCGCCACAACCTCGCGCGGCAAGAAAGTGCTGTGATTTTCGTGGGCTATGCCGCCGAAGGGACGCTGGCGCGGATCATCGTGGACGGGGCGAAACATGTGAAGCTCTTCGGCGAGGAGATCCCGGTGCGCGCGCAGATCCACACGATCAACGGCTTCTCCGCCCATGCCGACCAGAGCGATCTGAAACGCTGGCTGGCCCGCACCCGCCACCCGGAAAAGATCTTCCTCGTGCATGGCGAGAAAAAGTCGATGGAGGCTTTCGCGAAAGGGCTCGATCCGGCGAAAGTCGTGATGCCCGAGCTGCACCAGAGCTTCGAGCTCTAG
- a CDS encoding IS5 family transposase, which yields MSRPTPPTYKTRNWPSYNEALKRRGSLTIWFDPEMSWEAAPTGRRGRQQSYSDAAIQTCLSMKVLFGMALRQTTGFVESLLRLVGLEWAVPDFSTLSRRQKTLAVNIPYRSSKGPLHLLVDSTGIKVEGEGEWHARKQGGPKRRVWRKLHLGIDEQTLEVRAVEITGSNIGDAPVLPDLLDQIPEDEEIGSVTADGAYDTRKCHDAIAERGAHAVIPPRRNAKPWKTATAGAIARNEALRVSKYLGRTLWRRWSGYHRRSRVETKMHCVKLLGQRLMARDFDRQIAELQVRIAIMNGYTALGIPVTEAVG from the coding sequence ATGAGCAGACCGACGCCCCCGACCTACAAGACCAGGAACTGGCCATCCTACAATGAAGCGCTCAAGCGCCGTGGCTCACTGACGATCTGGTTTGACCCCGAGATGAGCTGGGAGGCCGCGCCGACCGGCAGGCGCGGTCGCCAGCAGAGCTATAGCGACGCCGCGATTCAGACCTGCCTTTCGATGAAGGTGTTGTTCGGTATGGCTCTGCGACAGACGACCGGGTTCGTCGAGAGCCTGTTGCGCTTGGTCGGCCTTGAATGGGCGGTGCCCGACTTCAGCACGCTGTCTCGTCGCCAGAAGACCCTTGCCGTGAACATTCCGTATCGCAGCTCCAAGGGGCCGTTGCACCTTCTTGTCGACAGCACAGGGATCAAGGTCGAGGGTGAAGGCGAATGGCACGCGCGCAAACAAGGCGGCCCAAAGCGGCGTGTCTGGCGTAAGCTCCATCTCGGGATCGACGAGCAAACATTGGAGGTTCGTGCCGTGGAGATCACGGGAAGCAACATCGGAGATGCTCCGGTTCTGCCCGACCTGCTCGACCAGATCCCCGAGGATGAAGAGATCGGCAGCGTCACGGCAGACGGTGCCTACGACACCCGCAAATGCCATGACGCCATCGCCGAGCGTGGCGCTCATGCCGTCATCCCGCCTCGCCGGAATGCGAAGCCTTGGAAGACCGCCACCGCTGGCGCTATCGCACGCAACGAAGCTCTGCGGGTATCTAAGTATCTGGGCCGCACCCTGTGGCGACGATGGAGCGGATACCACCGCCGGAGCCGCGTCGAAACCAAGATGCACTGCGTGAAACTTCTGGGTCAGCGCCTCATGGCGCGGGACTTCGATCGCCAGATCGCGGAACTTCAGGTCCGCATCGCCATCATGAACGGCTACACCGCGCTCGGCATACCCGTCACGGAAGCTGTGGGATAA
- a CDS encoding FGGY-family carbohydrate kinase, whose protein sequence is MTAPRHIAVIDVGKTNAKLALVDAESLEEIAVVTRPNRVLPGPPWPHFDLEGHWAFFLEHLSAFHAEHGVDAISVTTHGASAVLLDDERQLAVPMLDYEHDGPEDSAADYDRLRPDFARTGSPRLPVGLNLGAQLHWQFTTWPDLHDRVAHIVTYPQYWGLLLTGNLATDVTSLGCHTDLWSPWEGRFSELPERLGIAEKIAPPQQPGRVLGALRDELAERTGIAPKTPVMVGIHDSNASLLPYLGSEEPFSVVSTGTWVIAMAIGADRKTLDPARDTLINVNALDAPVPSARFMGGREYELLREGSDAKPTPQACAATLAQGTMILPSAVPGTGPFPEQALKWIGEATTPSDRMAAIGFYLAMMTESCLELVGARGPAIVEGPFASNLAYLDMLTALRADGVRVAQSATGTSVGAALLALPSKAPPKARSHPQPAEADALRAYFERWRDAISDEA, encoded by the coding sequence ATGACCGCGCCGCGCCATATCGCCGTGATCGATGTCGGCAAGACCAATGCGAAACTCGCGCTGGTCGATGCCGAGAGCCTCGAAGAAATCGCCGTCGTCACGCGCCCGAACCGGGTGCTGCCGGGCCCGCCCTGGCCGCATTTCGATCTCGAGGGGCATTGGGCGTTCTTTCTCGAACACCTCAGCGCCTTCCATGCCGAACACGGTGTCGACGCGATTTCGGTGACGACCCATGGCGCCTCGGCGGTGCTGCTGGATGACGAGCGCCAGCTTGCCGTGCCGATGCTGGATTACGAACACGATGGCCCGGAGGATAGCGCCGCGGACTATGACCGCCTGCGCCCGGATTTCGCGCGGACCGGATCGCCGCGGCTTCCCGTCGGCCTCAATCTCGGCGCGCAGCTGCACTGGCAATTCACGACATGGCCCGATCTGCACGACCGGGTGGCTCATATCGTCACCTATCCGCAATATTGGGGCCTTCTGCTGACCGGGAACCTCGCGACGGACGTGACCTCGCTGGGCTGCCACACGGACCTGTGGAGCCCTTGGGAGGGACGCTTTTCCGAACTGCCGGAGCGCCTCGGGATTGCCGAAAAGATCGCGCCGCCACAGCAGCCGGGCAGGGTGCTCGGCGCGCTGCGCGACGAACTCGCAGAGCGGACTGGTATCGCCCCGAAGACGCCCGTCATGGTCGGCATCCATGATTCCAACGCCTCGCTTCTGCCCTATCTCGGATCGGAGGAGCCTTTCTCTGTCGTGTCCACCGGAACGTGGGTGATCGCGATGGCGATAGGTGCCGACCGCAAGACACTGGATCCCGCGCGCGACACGCTGATCAACGTCAATGCGTTGGATGCGCCGGTGCCTTCCGCACGCTTCATGGGCGGCCGCGAGTACGAGTTGCTGCGGGAAGGCAGTGACGCGAAGCCCACTCCGCAGGCCTGTGCCGCGACCCTCGCGCAAGGGACGATGATCCTGCCCTCTGCGGTGCCCGGGACAGGCCCTTTCCCCGAGCAGGCGCTCAAATGGATCGGCGAGGCCACGACGCCAAGCGACCGAATGGCGGCGATCGGCTTCTATCTCGCGATGATGACGGAAAGCTGTCTTGAGTTGGTCGGAGCCCGCGGTCCGGCGATCGTCGAGGGACCGTTCGCATCGAACCTGGCCTATCTCGACATGCTCACCGCGTTGCGTGCCGACGGCGTTCGCGTCGCACAATCGGCGACGGGAACCTCGGTGGGGGCCGCATTGCTCGCGCTTCCGTCGAAGGCGCCTCCGAAAGCCCGATCTCATCCGCAGCCCGCGGAGGCGGATGCTTTGCGGGCGTATTTCGAGAGGTGGCGGGACGCGATCTCGGATGAGGCCTGA
- a CDS encoding endonuclease/exonuclease/phosphatase family protein: MRIASLNAQNMRLLPNRELGRLHGAWDSDDPEDPRLDPIDRRLTAELLAGIDADLVALQEVFDLATLEHFHARYLRPTGTRPYPERVCLPGNDGRGLDLAVLSRRALGAVRSHAELRPGDLGLELPDGVDPEMPVFRRDCLMVEVGALTLFVTHFKSPYPDEAAAWRTRHLEALATRALIERHFDDPAEALWLILGDLNEPDDPELPLSRATAPLEHGFTVDLMARMPRPERWTYYDPHSGRYHCPDVLLASPALAARYPDAVPRILRKGLGTEAARYQGEHLPGIGRHRPHASDHAAVAIDLPGL, from the coding sequence ATGCGGATCGCGAGCCTCAACGCCCAAAACATGCGCCTGCTGCCGAACCGGGAGCTGGGGCGGCTGCATGGGGCTTGGGACAGCGACGATCCCGAGGACCCGCGCCTCGATCCGATCGACCGGCGGCTGACGGCGGAACTGCTCGCCGGGATCGACGCCGATCTGGTCGCGCTGCAGGAGGTGTTCGACCTCGCGACGCTGGAGCACTTCCACGCGCGCTACCTGCGGCCCACCGGCACGCGGCCCTATCCCGAGCGGGTCTGCCTGCCGGGCAATGACGGGCGCGGGCTCGATTTGGCGGTGCTGTCGCGCCGCGCGCTGGGAGCGGTGCGCAGCCATGCCGAGCTGAGGCCGGGCGATCTGGGGCTGGAGTTGCCCGACGGCGTCGACCCCGAGATGCCGGTCTTCCGGCGCGATTGCCTGATGGTCGAAGTGGGCGCGCTGACGCTGTTCGTGACGCATTTCAAATCGCCCTACCCCGACGAGGCCGCCGCCTGGCGCACCCGGCATCTTGAGGCGCTGGCGACGCGGGCGCTGATCGAGCGGCACTTCGACGATCCGGCCGAAGCGCTCTGGCTGATCCTTGGCGATCTGAACGAACCCGACGACCCCGAGCTCCCCCTGTCCCGCGCAACCGCGCCGCTTGAACACGGGTTCACCGTGGATCTGATGGCGCGGATGCCGCGCCCCGAGCGCTGGACCTATTACGATCCGCATTCGGGGCGCTACCATTGCCCCGATGTGCTGCTCGCCTCGCCCGCGCTCGCCGCGCGCTACCCTGATGCCGTGCCGCGTATCCTGCGCAAAGGGCTGGGCACCGAGGCCGCCCGCTATCAAGGCGAGCACCTGCCCGGCATCGGCCGCCACCGCCCCCATGCGAGCGATCACGCGGCCGTCGCGATCGACCTGCCGGGGCTGTGA
- a CDS encoding LOG family protein: MSETIEEESAKPQPADDVAREVDLPWCQPKPGHEDVRAPDLIREIMAHPNYLQADEDVDFLNRDDMRGPRLQLDYQKAETLLREQGIAHSIVVFGGTRIPEPQAAREKLAELEARSAADPGNDDLTRRIEIAKRVVAKSAYYDVARAFGRIVGAREGTHGNRLVIVTGGGPGMMEAANRGAHDAGARTVGLNITLPHEQFPNPYITPGLCFRFRYFALRKLHFLIRARALVVFPGGYGTLDELFETLTLIQTRKIRPLPVILVGRDYWSRVFDPEFLVEEGVIDPEDRDLFWYAETAEEIWEDIGRWYAQFGRNIDEPMGGEDEDFISRCRA; encoded by the coding sequence ATGTCGGAGACAATCGAAGAGGAAAGCGCCAAGCCCCAGCCCGCCGATGACGTGGCGCGCGAGGTCGATCTGCCGTGGTGCCAGCCCAAGCCCGGCCACGAGGATGTCCGCGCCCCCGATCTGATCCGCGAAATCATGGCGCATCCGAACTACCTGCAGGCCGATGAGGATGTCGATTTCCTTAACCGCGACGACATGCGCGGCCCGCGCCTGCAGCTCGATTACCAGAAGGCCGAGACGCTGCTGCGCGAACAGGGTATCGCCCATTCCATCGTGGTCTTCGGCGGCACCCGTATCCCCGAACCGCAGGCCGCGCGCGAAAAGCTGGCCGAGCTGGAAGCGCGCAGCGCCGCTGATCCGGGCAATGACGATCTGACCCGCCGCATCGAGATCGCCAAACGTGTCGTCGCGAAAAGCGCCTATTACGACGTCGCCCGCGCCTTCGGCCGGATCGTCGGCGCACGCGAGGGCACGCATGGCAACCGGCTGGTGATCGTCACAGGGGGCGGGCCGGGGATGATGGAGGCCGCCAATCGCGGCGCCCATGATGCGGGTGCGCGCACGGTGGGGCTCAATATCACGCTCCCGCACGAGCAATTCCCGAACCCCTATATCACGCCGGGCCTGTGCTTCCGCTTCCGCTATTTCGCGCTGCGCAAGCTGCATTTCCTGATACGCGCGCGGGCGCTCGTGGTGTTTCCGGGCGGCTATGGCACGCTCGACGAGCTGTTCGAGACGCTCACTCTGATCCAGACCCGCAAGATCCGCCCGCTGCCGGTGATCTTGGTCGGGCGGGACTATTGGAGCCGGGTCTTCGATCCGGAATTCCTTGTGGAGGAAGGGGTGATCGACCCCGAGGACCGCGACCTGTTCTGGTATGCCGAAACTGCCGAAGAGATCTGGGAGGATATCGGGCGCTGGTATGCGCAGTTCGGTCGCAATATCGACGAACCAATGGGAGGAGAGGATGAAGATTTCATTTCACGGTGCCGCGCATGA